One Manduca sexta isolate Smith_Timp_Sample1 chromosome 28, JHU_Msex_v1.0, whole genome shotgun sequence DNA window includes the following coding sequences:
- the LOC115446411 gene encoding GTPase-activating protein CdGAPr isoform X3, translating to MRRVFGVCSDSWLLCGQNGSPHGSVMSCQSLAARAFAEPDKDGVTHCSGFHRSVRFSSDSRSSTRTPNEPECKRETPGSISLTALAVTPVTSQSSAMSQSAPPCSTPFDLPHTPPPPVPSCRFPKLEDCAHFHYDRVSLGGLAIETVPCDEDCVDSADEGWVCLKVRSHVNSSCSEWLEGRALACSWSEPGDARDWTLLRNRTNFLALDDMLHRCIYDRKVSGLPNLTEKMTPALMQDEEEYRRLISDYVHHLSIIADDSINCGPVLNWLQMDNKGHKLLVANEDSSSINTPAVAAAYSVRKYVSQARDEISFEVGDMISIIDMPGPQESLWWRGKRGFRVGFFPRHCVAVIGDKVPRHMTQPPPIVGFILSRPSRRSLKQQGILRERVFGCDLGEHLLNCGEDVPCVVVSCARAIEQRGAVDGVYRLSGGSALTQRLRAQFDGAHALDARAAPDLAVPDPHAVPSLLKMYFRELPNPLCTYQLYERFVKAVQVPDEAARLAAVRDVVVKLPPPHYRTMAYLMRHLRRVSLLSESTGMTARNMAIVWAPNLLRSPAPQHALQGVAVQAVVTEFLICYAEELFAQEQGADSGPESLEQEQCETQEVELRGTESCRRPKSLPINPPTKLLSLEEARRRGRASGSSPPRSAPPAPPSPSPSASASPSAPLRPTAHLQPQYIEVGSGPNNLPQYHTVLDLPLSGAKRGVKRSPSGWRGLFTRSKQQRPRPAPPPPPPAAAATAAAQEPVVGGVRPSRSCESVSEADTLPPLTRNHTQPLRQHARSSSCDSYFEPWQAELADMRLRLSPQERDKHMFSEEDDPQQRPHDDSLCSTPPESGLCSVEPSPRRNLRVDIEAANELAERRRAALEEQLSSLGYIDGESPRARAPPEKRASARPASPAHSDIAKRLCKDRDSPMAPQTDFQNTANNVKLRERNSPRKTKSTRYSGVHHPVDEKTVAVTRLSWHGKDGHSTLIKIDWPVENNSMSNLTTSTINSSPMTPATPVYDPLESDSEVSESNKQTIQIKNDVCVSCDKETCLKCELKATDFESKVYENSLDPSPVHSGSYNLNRLSAVSTSSNSDQEKRANDVIKVMTSSHESSSSYSNVSSKQDELYECYGFTRPNYINLQSSSTSKSSPGSPLKSPLKSTISITFRSPTKTKNEFEGIDGNNTPTNDRDSVYEDIDLEKNLSIVEEASVPETDASLPTQQACQPEHFNDDLIILETPTERFEDPVDVYSQVKFFKKSIEEVNALIFDSPETECQYEDEQSHYENVKFDRHNDYENINVELKLCDKKLEITEVDNKEPDSVEKDNGNVIKKNLNVRELAIRFESPTEQKPPFTFEKFKAEIKYPSLERKEDRRKEDAKDSKVKLARSSSNARSLDESAFVKEFGHEKNYVDRRKSLEVRDVKRTTKLLDLNLNMADNESKNSVTPTSENKISLIQRFNEKRPTDIKSLISVDTEKKLSRERIEKYKEERRNFLREKYSSQSFRSNPEQLTRIKIKKDLDDKGDCERLNDLPKFERRNTVDLGQRMRFSVAKSANNLDTIASPTSPEKGEPSVELRDSERKEKSSPSYNIRDMTAIFEQKTQHTG from the exons GGCTCTCCCCACGGGTCTGTGATGTCGTGCCAGTCGCTCGCGGCGCGCGCGTTCGCCGAGCCAGACAAGGACGGCGTCACACACTGCTCGGGATTTCACAG GTCTGTAAGATTCAGTTCGGACTCGCGAAGTTCTACAAGAACGCCAAATGAGCCAGAATGCAAGCGGGAAACGCCAG GTTCGATCTCGCTGACGGCGCTGGCGGTGACGCCGGTGACGTCGCAGAGCTCCGCCATGAGCCAGTCTGCGCCGCCCTGCTCCACACCCTTCGACTTGCCGCACACG CCGCCGCCGCCGGTGCCGTCGTGCCGGTTCCCGAAGCTGGAGGACTGCGCGCACTTCCACTATGACCGCGTGTCGCTCGGCGGGCTCGCCATCGAGACCGTGCCCTGCGACGAGGACTGCGTCGACTCCGCGGACGAAG GTTGGGTGTGCCTCAAGGTCCGTTCTCACGTGAACTCGTCGTGTTCTGAGTGGCTGGAGGGCCGCGCGCTGGCCTGCAGCTGGTCGGAGCCGGGCGACGCCAGGGACTGGACGCTGCTGCGGAACAGGACCAACTTCCTCGCGCTCGACGACATGCTGCACAG ATGTATATACGACAGAAAAGTGTCAGGCCTGCCGAACctcacggagaagatgactccAGCGCTGATGCAGGACGAGGAGGAGTACCGAAGGCTGATATCGGACTACGTGCATCACCTGTCCATCATCGCCGACGACTCCATCAACTGCGGACCGGTTTTGAACTGGCTGCAGATGGATAATAAAG GTCACAAACTGTTAGTGGCGAATGAAGACTCGAGCTCCATAAACACGCCTGCCGTAGCGGCGGCCTACTCCGTCAGGAAATATGTGTCACAG GCTCGAGACGAAATCAGTTTTGAAGTGGGTGACATGATATCCATCATTGACATGCCTG GTCCGCAGGAGTCGCTGTGGTGGCGCGGCAAGCGCGGGTTCCGCGTGGGGTTCTTCCCGCGCCACTGTGTCGCCGTCATCGGCGACAAGGTGCCGCGCCACATGACGCAGCCGCCGCCCATCGTCGG CTTCATACTGTCGCGGCCGTCGCGGCGCAGCCTCAAGCAGCAGGGCATCCTGCGCGAGAGGGTCTTCGGCTGCGACCTCGGCGAGCATCTGCTCAACTGCGGCGAGGACG TGCCGTGCGTGGTGGTGTCGTGCGCGCGCGCCATCGAGCAGCGCGGCGCCGTGGACGGCGTGTACCGGCTGTCGGGCGGCTCGGCGCTCACGCAGCGCCTGCGCGCGCAGTTCGACGGCGCGCACGCACTCgacgcgcgcgccgcgcccgacCTCGCCGTGCCCGACCCGCACGCCGTGCCCAGCCTGCTCAAGATGTACTTCCG TGAGCTGCCGAACCCGCTGTGCACGTACCAGCTGTACGAGCGGTTCGTGAAGGCGGTGCAGGTGCCGGACGAGGCGGCGCGGCTCGCGGCCGTCAGGGACGTGGTCGTCAAGCTACCACCGCCACACTACAG AACGATGGCGTACCTGATGCGGCACCTGCGGCGCGTGTCGCTGCTGAGCGAGTCGACAGGCATGACGGCGCGCAACATGGCCATCGTGTGGGCGCCCAACCTGCTGCGCTCCCCCGCGCCGCAGCACGCGCTGCAGGGCGTCGCCGTGCAG GCGGTGGTGACGGAGTTCCTGATATGCTACGCGGAGGAGCTGTTTGCGCAGGAGCAGGGGGCAGATTCAGGACCGGAGTCTCTGGAACAG GAGCAGTGTGAAACACAAGAGGTGGAGCTCCGCGGCACGGAGTCCTGCAGGCGGCCCAAGAGTTTGCCCATCAATCCACCCACCAAGCTATTGAG CTTGGAGGAGGCTCGTCGCCGAGGCCGCGCGAGTGGCTCGTCACCTCCCCGCTCAgccccgcccgcgccgccctcgCCCTCGCCCTCCGCCTCCGCCTCGCCCTCCGCGCCGCTGCGACCCACGGCACACCTGCAGCCGCAGTACATCGAG GTCGGCTCCGGACCTAACAATCTGCCGCAGTACCACACCGTGCTCGACTTACCGCTCTCAG GCGCCAAGCGCGGAGTGAAGCGGTCTCCGTCGGGCTGGCGCGGGCTGTTCACGCGCAGCAAGCAGCAgcgcccgcgccccgcgccgcccccgccgccgcccgccgccgccgccaccgccgccgcacAG GAACCTGTTGTGGGCGGAGTGCGTCCGTCCCGTTCGTGCGAGTCGGTGTCGGAGGCGGACACGCTGCCGCCACTCACGCGCAATCACACACAACCACTACGACAACACGCTCG GTCATCATCGTGCGATTCGTATTTCGAGCCATGGCAGGCGGAGCTGGCGGACATGCGCCTGCGCCTGTCGCCACAAGAGAGAGACAAGCACATGTTCAGCGAGGAGGACGACCCGCAACAACGGCCTCAC GATGATTCCCTGTGTTCAACTCCACCGGAATCCGGGTTGTGCAGTGTGGAGCCAAGTCCCAGGAGGAACTTGCGAGTCGATATAGAGGCAGCTAACGAATTGGCTGAAAG ACGTCGCGCGGCGCTGGAGGAGCAGCTGTCGTCGCTCGGCTACATCGACGGCGAGTCACCGCGCGCGCGCGCCCCGCCCGAGAAGCGAGCCTCCGCGCGACCCGCCAGCCCCGCGCACAGCGACATCGCCAAGCG ATTATGCAAAGATCGCGACAGCCCCATGGCGCCGCAGACAGATTTCCAGAACACCGCGAACAACGTCAAACTGAG AGAGAGAAACTCCCCGCGAAAGACAAAGTCGACACGATACAGCGGTGTACATCATCCGGTCGATGAAAAGACTGTCGCCGTGACGCGACTCAGTTGGCACGGAAAAGACGGACACTCGACACTGATCAAAATCGATTGGCCGGTTGAGAACAACTCTATGAGTAATCTGACGACTAGCACGATAAACTCCAGTCCGATGACTCCGGCCACTCCGGTGTACGATCCGTTGGAAAGCGACTCCGAAGTCAGCGAGAGTAACAAACAAACGATACAGATTAAAAATGACGTTTGCGTCAGCTGCGATAAGGAGACGTGCCTCAAATGTGAACTGAAGGCCACGGATTTTGAGTCCAAAGTTTACGAGAACAGTTTGGATCCAAGTCCTGTGCATTCCGGAAGCTATAATTTAAACAGATTGTCGGCTGTGTCGACGTCGTCGAACTCCGACCAGGAGAAGAGGGCCAATGACGTCATTAAAGTGATGACGTCGTCGCATGAGAGTTCTTCAAGTTACTCGAATGTAAGCTCTAAGCAAGATGAATTGTATGAATGCTACGGGTTTACAAGAcccaattatattaatttacaatctTCAAGCACCAGCAAAAGCTCTCCAGGATCTCCTTTAAAAAGCCCATTGAAATCTACCATAAGCATCACATTTAGATCTCCTACCAAAACCAAAAACGAGTTTGAAGGCATAGACGGAAATAACACGCCCACAAACGACAGAGATTCGGTCTACGAAGACATAGATTTAGAGAAAAACTTGTCTATAGTAGAGGAGGCGAGTGTGCCGGAAACGGATGCAAGTCTGCCAACGCAACAGGCATGCCAACCTGAGCATTTTAACGATGATCTCATTATATTAGAAACTCCTACAGAGAGGTTCGAAGATCCAGTAGACGTTTACAGCCAAGTGAAATTCTTTAAAAAGAGCATAGAAGAGGTCAACGCACTGATTTTCGATTCTCCAGAAACGGAATGTCAATACGAAGACGAACAAAGTCATTACGAAAACGTTAAATTTGATAGGCACAACGactacgaaaatattaatgtgGAGCTCAAATTATGTGACAAGAAACTAGAAATTACTGAAGTCGATAATAAAGAACCGGATTCCGTGGAGAAGGACAAcggaaatgttataaaaaagaatttgaatGTTCGTGAACTAGCGATTAGGTTTGAAAGTCCTACTGAACAGAAACCACCGTTCACATTCGAAAAGTTTAAAGCCGAAATTAAATATCCAAGTCTGGAAAGGAAAGAAGACAGGAGGAAAGAAGATGCCAAAGATTCGAAAGTTAAACTAGCTAGGAGTTCTAGCAACGCGCGTTCGCTGGACGAAAGCGCTTTCGTTAAAGAATTTGGTCATGAAAAGAACTATGTAGACAGGAGGAAAAGTCTCGAAGTCAGAGACGTTAAAAGAACGACTAAATTGTTAGATTTGAATCTAAATATGGCGGACAATGAATCTAAAAATAGTGTAACACCTACAAGTGAAAACAAGATATCGTTAATACAAAGATTTAATGAAAAACGACCCACAGACATCAAAAGCTTAATCAGCGTTGACACAGAAAAGAAACTAAGCAGAGAAAGGATAGagaaatacaaagaagaaagaAGGAACTTCTTACGAGAGAAATACAGTTCCCAATCGTTCAGAAGTAATCCAGAGCAATTGACTAGGATTAAGATAAAGAAAGATTTAGACGATAAAGGCGATTGTGAGAGGTTGAATGACCTGCCTAAGTTTGAACGGAGAAATACAGTGGACCTCGGACAAAGGATGAGGTTTTCTGTGGCCAAAAGTGCCAACAATTTGGACACTATAGCGTCCCCCACTAGTCCTGAGAAAGGGGAACCGAGCGTCGAGTTGAGAGACAGTGAGAG AAAGGAGAAATCGTCACCATCGTACAACATACGCGACATGACCGCcatatttgaacaaaaaacaCAACACACGGGTTGA
- the LOC115446411 gene encoding GTPase-activating protein CdGAPr isoform X1, producing MRRVFGVCSDSWLLCGQNGSPHGSVMSCQSLAARAFAEPDKDGVTHCSGFHRSVRFSSDSRSSTRTPNEPECKRETPGSISLTALAVTPVTSQSSAMSQSAPPCSTPFDLPHTPPPPVPSCRFPKLEDCAHFHYDRVSLGGLAIETVPCDEDCVDSADEGWVCLKVRSHVNSSCSEWLEGRALACSWSEPGDARDWTLLRNRTNFLALDDMLHRCIYDRKVSGLPNLTEKMTPALMQDEEEYRRLISDYVHHLSIIADDSINCGPVLNWLQMDNKGHKLLVANEDSSSINTPAVAAAYSVRKYVSQARDEISFEVGDMISIIDMPGPQESLWWRGKRGFRVGFFPRHCVAVIGDKVPRHMTQPPPIVGSVAVAPIKPVLRKHGKLISLFRSFILSRPSRRSLKQQGILRERVFGCDLGEHLLNCGEDVPCVVVSCARAIEQRGAVDGVYRLSGGSALTQRLRAQFDGAHALDARAAPDLAVPDPHAVPSLLKMYFRELPNPLCTYQLYERFVKAVQVPDEAARLAAVRDVVVKLPPPHYRTMAYLMRHLRRVSLLSESTGMTARNMAIVWAPNLLRSPAPQHALQGVAVQAVVTEFLICYAEELFAQEQGADSGPESLEQEQCETQEVELRGTESCRRPKSLPINPPTKLLSLEEARRRGRASGSSPPRSAPPAPPSPSPSASASPSAPLRPTAHLQPQYIEVGSGPNNLPQYHTVLDLPLSGAKRGVKRSPSGWRGLFTRSKQQRPRPAPPPPPPAAAATAAAQEPVVGGVRPSRSCESVSEADTLPPLTRNHTQPLRQHARSSSCDSYFEPWQAELADMRLRLSPQERDKHMFSEEDDPQQRPHDDSLCSTPPESGLCSVEPSPRRNLRVDIEAANELAERRRAALEEQLSSLGYIDGESPRARAPPEKRASARPASPAHSDIAKRLCKDRDSPMAPQTDFQNTANNVKLRERNSPRKTKSTRYSGVHHPVDEKTVAVTRLSWHGKDGHSTLIKIDWPVENNSMSNLTTSTINSSPMTPATPVYDPLESDSEVSESNKQTIQIKNDVCVSCDKETCLKCELKATDFESKVYENSLDPSPVHSGSYNLNRLSAVSTSSNSDQEKRANDVIKVMTSSHESSSSYSNVSSKQDELYECYGFTRPNYINLQSSSTSKSSPGSPLKSPLKSTISITFRSPTKTKNEFEGIDGNNTPTNDRDSVYEDIDLEKNLSIVEEASVPETDASLPTQQACQPEHFNDDLIILETPTERFEDPVDVYSQVKFFKKSIEEVNALIFDSPETECQYEDEQSHYENVKFDRHNDYENINVELKLCDKKLEITEVDNKEPDSVEKDNGNVIKKNLNVRELAIRFESPTEQKPPFTFEKFKAEIKYPSLERKEDRRKEDAKDSKVKLARSSSNARSLDESAFVKEFGHEKNYVDRRKSLEVRDVKRTTKLLDLNLNMADNESKNSVTPTSENKISLIQRFNEKRPTDIKSLISVDTEKKLSRERIEKYKEERRNFLREKYSSQSFRSNPEQLTRIKIKKDLDDKGDCERLNDLPKFERRNTVDLGQRMRFSVAKSANNLDTIASPTSPEKGEPSVELRDSERKEKSSPSYNIRDMTAIFEQKTQHTG from the exons GGCTCTCCCCACGGGTCTGTGATGTCGTGCCAGTCGCTCGCGGCGCGCGCGTTCGCCGAGCCAGACAAGGACGGCGTCACACACTGCTCGGGATTTCACAG GTCTGTAAGATTCAGTTCGGACTCGCGAAGTTCTACAAGAACGCCAAATGAGCCAGAATGCAAGCGGGAAACGCCAG GTTCGATCTCGCTGACGGCGCTGGCGGTGACGCCGGTGACGTCGCAGAGCTCCGCCATGAGCCAGTCTGCGCCGCCCTGCTCCACACCCTTCGACTTGCCGCACACG CCGCCGCCGCCGGTGCCGTCGTGCCGGTTCCCGAAGCTGGAGGACTGCGCGCACTTCCACTATGACCGCGTGTCGCTCGGCGGGCTCGCCATCGAGACCGTGCCCTGCGACGAGGACTGCGTCGACTCCGCGGACGAAG GTTGGGTGTGCCTCAAGGTCCGTTCTCACGTGAACTCGTCGTGTTCTGAGTGGCTGGAGGGCCGCGCGCTGGCCTGCAGCTGGTCGGAGCCGGGCGACGCCAGGGACTGGACGCTGCTGCGGAACAGGACCAACTTCCTCGCGCTCGACGACATGCTGCACAG ATGTATATACGACAGAAAAGTGTCAGGCCTGCCGAACctcacggagaagatgactccAGCGCTGATGCAGGACGAGGAGGAGTACCGAAGGCTGATATCGGACTACGTGCATCACCTGTCCATCATCGCCGACGACTCCATCAACTGCGGACCGGTTTTGAACTGGCTGCAGATGGATAATAAAG GTCACAAACTGTTAGTGGCGAATGAAGACTCGAGCTCCATAAACACGCCTGCCGTAGCGGCGGCCTACTCCGTCAGGAAATATGTGTCACAG GCTCGAGACGAAATCAGTTTTGAAGTGGGTGACATGATATCCATCATTGACATGCCTG GTCCGCAGGAGTCGCTGTGGTGGCGCGGCAAGCGCGGGTTCCGCGTGGGGTTCTTCCCGCGCCACTGTGTCGCCGTCATCGGCGACAAGGTGCCGCGCCACATGACGCAGCCGCCGCCCATCGTCGG ATCGGTGGCGGTCGCTCCAATCAAACCGGTACTGCGTAAACACGGCAAGTTGATATCGCTGTTCCGCAGCTTCATACTGTCGCGGCCGTCGCGGCGCAGCCTCAAGCAGCAGGGCATCCTGCGCGAGAGGGTCTTCGGCTGCGACCTCGGCGAGCATCTGCTCAACTGCGGCGAGGACG TGCCGTGCGTGGTGGTGTCGTGCGCGCGCGCCATCGAGCAGCGCGGCGCCGTGGACGGCGTGTACCGGCTGTCGGGCGGCTCGGCGCTCACGCAGCGCCTGCGCGCGCAGTTCGACGGCGCGCACGCACTCgacgcgcgcgccgcgcccgacCTCGCCGTGCCCGACCCGCACGCCGTGCCCAGCCTGCTCAAGATGTACTTCCG TGAGCTGCCGAACCCGCTGTGCACGTACCAGCTGTACGAGCGGTTCGTGAAGGCGGTGCAGGTGCCGGACGAGGCGGCGCGGCTCGCGGCCGTCAGGGACGTGGTCGTCAAGCTACCACCGCCACACTACAG AACGATGGCGTACCTGATGCGGCACCTGCGGCGCGTGTCGCTGCTGAGCGAGTCGACAGGCATGACGGCGCGCAACATGGCCATCGTGTGGGCGCCCAACCTGCTGCGCTCCCCCGCGCCGCAGCACGCGCTGCAGGGCGTCGCCGTGCAG GCGGTGGTGACGGAGTTCCTGATATGCTACGCGGAGGAGCTGTTTGCGCAGGAGCAGGGGGCAGATTCAGGACCGGAGTCTCTGGAACAG GAGCAGTGTGAAACACAAGAGGTGGAGCTCCGCGGCACGGAGTCCTGCAGGCGGCCCAAGAGTTTGCCCATCAATCCACCCACCAAGCTATTGAG CTTGGAGGAGGCTCGTCGCCGAGGCCGCGCGAGTGGCTCGTCACCTCCCCGCTCAgccccgcccgcgccgccctcgCCCTCGCCCTCCGCCTCCGCCTCGCCCTCCGCGCCGCTGCGACCCACGGCACACCTGCAGCCGCAGTACATCGAG GTCGGCTCCGGACCTAACAATCTGCCGCAGTACCACACCGTGCTCGACTTACCGCTCTCAG GCGCCAAGCGCGGAGTGAAGCGGTCTCCGTCGGGCTGGCGCGGGCTGTTCACGCGCAGCAAGCAGCAgcgcccgcgccccgcgccgcccccgccgccgcccgccgccgccgccaccgccgccgcacAG GAACCTGTTGTGGGCGGAGTGCGTCCGTCCCGTTCGTGCGAGTCGGTGTCGGAGGCGGACACGCTGCCGCCACTCACGCGCAATCACACACAACCACTACGACAACACGCTCG GTCATCATCGTGCGATTCGTATTTCGAGCCATGGCAGGCGGAGCTGGCGGACATGCGCCTGCGCCTGTCGCCACAAGAGAGAGACAAGCACATGTTCAGCGAGGAGGACGACCCGCAACAACGGCCTCAC GATGATTCCCTGTGTTCAACTCCACCGGAATCCGGGTTGTGCAGTGTGGAGCCAAGTCCCAGGAGGAACTTGCGAGTCGATATAGAGGCAGCTAACGAATTGGCTGAAAG ACGTCGCGCGGCGCTGGAGGAGCAGCTGTCGTCGCTCGGCTACATCGACGGCGAGTCACCGCGCGCGCGCGCCCCGCCCGAGAAGCGAGCCTCCGCGCGACCCGCCAGCCCCGCGCACAGCGACATCGCCAAGCG ATTATGCAAAGATCGCGACAGCCCCATGGCGCCGCAGACAGATTTCCAGAACACCGCGAACAACGTCAAACTGAG AGAGAGAAACTCCCCGCGAAAGACAAAGTCGACACGATACAGCGGTGTACATCATCCGGTCGATGAAAAGACTGTCGCCGTGACGCGACTCAGTTGGCACGGAAAAGACGGACACTCGACACTGATCAAAATCGATTGGCCGGTTGAGAACAACTCTATGAGTAATCTGACGACTAGCACGATAAACTCCAGTCCGATGACTCCGGCCACTCCGGTGTACGATCCGTTGGAAAGCGACTCCGAAGTCAGCGAGAGTAACAAACAAACGATACAGATTAAAAATGACGTTTGCGTCAGCTGCGATAAGGAGACGTGCCTCAAATGTGAACTGAAGGCCACGGATTTTGAGTCCAAAGTTTACGAGAACAGTTTGGATCCAAGTCCTGTGCATTCCGGAAGCTATAATTTAAACAGATTGTCGGCTGTGTCGACGTCGTCGAACTCCGACCAGGAGAAGAGGGCCAATGACGTCATTAAAGTGATGACGTCGTCGCATGAGAGTTCTTCAAGTTACTCGAATGTAAGCTCTAAGCAAGATGAATTGTATGAATGCTACGGGTTTACAAGAcccaattatattaatttacaatctTCAAGCACCAGCAAAAGCTCTCCAGGATCTCCTTTAAAAAGCCCATTGAAATCTACCATAAGCATCACATTTAGATCTCCTACCAAAACCAAAAACGAGTTTGAAGGCATAGACGGAAATAACACGCCCACAAACGACAGAGATTCGGTCTACGAAGACATAGATTTAGAGAAAAACTTGTCTATAGTAGAGGAGGCGAGTGTGCCGGAAACGGATGCAAGTCTGCCAACGCAACAGGCATGCCAACCTGAGCATTTTAACGATGATCTCATTATATTAGAAACTCCTACAGAGAGGTTCGAAGATCCAGTAGACGTTTACAGCCAAGTGAAATTCTTTAAAAAGAGCATAGAAGAGGTCAACGCACTGATTTTCGATTCTCCAGAAACGGAATGTCAATACGAAGACGAACAAAGTCATTACGAAAACGTTAAATTTGATAGGCACAACGactacgaaaatattaatgtgGAGCTCAAATTATGTGACAAGAAACTAGAAATTACTGAAGTCGATAATAAAGAACCGGATTCCGTGGAGAAGGACAAcggaaatgttataaaaaagaatttgaatGTTCGTGAACTAGCGATTAGGTTTGAAAGTCCTACTGAACAGAAACCACCGTTCACATTCGAAAAGTTTAAAGCCGAAATTAAATATCCAAGTCTGGAAAGGAAAGAAGACAGGAGGAAAGAAGATGCCAAAGATTCGAAAGTTAAACTAGCTAGGAGTTCTAGCAACGCGCGTTCGCTGGACGAAAGCGCTTTCGTTAAAGAATTTGGTCATGAAAAGAACTATGTAGACAGGAGGAAAAGTCTCGAAGTCAGAGACGTTAAAAGAACGACTAAATTGTTAGATTTGAATCTAAATATGGCGGACAATGAATCTAAAAATAGTGTAACACCTACAAGTGAAAACAAGATATCGTTAATACAAAGATTTAATGAAAAACGACCCACAGACATCAAAAGCTTAATCAGCGTTGACACAGAAAAGAAACTAAGCAGAGAAAGGATAGagaaatacaaagaagaaagaAGGAACTTCTTACGAGAGAAATACAGTTCCCAATCGTTCAGAAGTAATCCAGAGCAATTGACTAGGATTAAGATAAAGAAAGATTTAGACGATAAAGGCGATTGTGAGAGGTTGAATGACCTGCCTAAGTTTGAACGGAGAAATACAGTGGACCTCGGACAAAGGATGAGGTTTTCTGTGGCCAAAAGTGCCAACAATTTGGACACTATAGCGTCCCCCACTAGTCCTGAGAAAGGGGAACCGAGCGTCGAGTTGAGAGACAGTGAGAG AAAGGAGAAATCGTCACCATCGTACAACATACGCGACATGACCGCcatatttgaacaaaaaacaCAACACACGGGTTGA